A stretch of the Denticeps clupeoides chromosome 6, fDenClu1.1, whole genome shotgun sequence genome encodes the following:
- the drc10 gene encoding dynein regulatory complex protein 10: MNQVSNTVESKSSFQSNGTQRGSQIDLSRKKMETQWIAIVLDECITKMVDVQSTAKTYPKTLCTVQGTELCTVIEEQKTLGPCVKDAHMFLKDIVDVQLESCDGLLEGLRELQTTLLEQLLTTQDEEWKNVCRMKEIYLHYKKNLELKASLELDVVSAIKVRNEKNSKKNESVRELKNSLHQVVKQSGDFCTHIQQDGEKQKQSDQNTSKGCIQRMQQEISHIKLQLNNLICENREAELALRKRTFKTETEIENWIQKYDNDMMEKQTAMERMSLVFEEERAELQELEEHYSVLEVEYSQIMEEYHQAQEQSRQNERDRELKTRAATSIQSYWRGFCVRKAMRAKSKNKKGKKEKHKKGKK, translated from the exons ATGAATCAAGTCAGCAACACTGTTG AGTCTAAGAGCTCCTTTCAAAGTAATGGGACACAAAGGGGCTCCCAGATCGACCTATCCAGGAAGAAAATGGAAACCCAGTGGATTGCGATTGTGTTGGATGAGTGCATAACAAAGATGGTTGATGTCCAGTCAACAGCTAAGACTTATCCTAAAACACTGTGCACTGTCCAAGGTACAGAGTTATGTACAGTCATAGAAGAGCAGAAGACTCTGGGGCCCTGTGTCAAGGATGCACATATGTTTCTAAAGGACATAGTAGATGTCCAGCTGGAATCATGCGATGGTCTTTTGGAAGGGCTCCGAGAGCTGCAGACAACCCTCCTTGAGCAGCTACTCACTACACAGGATGAAGAATGGAAGAATGTTTGCCGGATGAAGGAGATTTAcctgcattacaaaaaaaatctagagCTGAAAGCCTCGCTGGAGCTGGATGTAGTATCAGCCATCAAAGTCAGGAATGAGAAG AACTCAAAGAAGAATGAATCAGTCCGTGAGCTGAAAAACTCACTGCATCAGGTAGTGAAACAGTCTGGGGACTTTTGCACACATATTCAGCAAGACGGTGAGAAGCAAAAACAGTCAGACCAAAATACCTCTAAGGGATGCATCCAGCGTATGCAGCAGGAGATCAGTCATATAAAGCTCCAGCTCAACAACCTGATTTGTGAAAACCGTGAGGCAGAATTAGCCCTCCGCAAG agaacaTTCAAGACTGAGACAGAAATTGAAAACTGGATACAGAAGTATGACAACGACATGATGGAAAAACAG ACTGCAATGGAGAGGATGTCATTAGTCTTTGAGGAGGAGAGAGCTGAACTGCAAGAACTAGAGGAGCACTATTCTGTTTTAGAGGTGGAGTACTCACAGATTATGGAAGAATACCATCAGGCCCAAGAGCAAAGTAGACAGAATGAGAGGGACAGAGAGTTAAAGACCCGTGCTGCGACTTCCATCCAATCCTACTGGAGGGGCTTCTGTGTTCGAAAGGCCATGAGGGCCAAATCCAAAAACAagaagggaaagaaagagaagcacaagaaaggcaaaaaataa
- the tpcn1 gene encoding two pore calcium channel protein 1 isoform X3 encodes MLELGSGMAQGDDDDVPLILTWDEDANSGLLSDGALERVDENGTGDCDGVGDASVPKPVPVHSRAQISNRQSWEINYQEAAIYLQEGENNDKFFTHPRNPQALNAYLFAHNHLFYLMELLTGVLLMMLSLSEAPAVPSLRLDVYVHATLELLALVMVAFELCMKLRWLGFHTFIRHKRTMVKTSVLLIQFIEAIVILVRQTSHLRVTRALRPIFLVDCRYCGAVRRNLRQIFQSLPPFIDILLLLFFFMVIFAILGFCLFSPNSNDPYFNTLENSIVSLFVLLTTANFPDVMMPAYSRNRWSCVFFIIYLSIELYFIMNLLLAVVFDTFNGVEKMKFKSLLLHKRSAIDHAFHLLVTRQRPDGISLKQFDGLMRFYKPRMCARDRFLTYKALNQSDTPALCLEDFYKFYEVIGLTWKARQSREHWFDDFSHTMFLIFKGIYILVKSKAFQYAMYVVVAVNGIWILVETNMLNGGLRSGTVARSYIVFLTIYGVEMLLKITGLGPMAYFSSGWNLFDFLVTVIAFLGLIATAFNMEPFYFIVILRLLQLLRLFKIKQRFRNVLDTMFELFPRMASLGLTLIIFYYSFAIVGMEFFADVIYPNCCNTSTVADAYRQVNITIGNDTVLQDGYYYLNNFNNILSSFVTLFELTVVNNWYITMTAETQC; translated from the exons ATGCTTGAGCTTGGCAGCGGAATGGCTCAAGGCGACGACGACGACGTCCCGCTGATTTTAACCTGGGACGAGGACGCGAACAGCGGCTTGCTGTCCGACGGCGCCTTGGAACGAGTGGATGAAA ATGGTACGGGGGATTGTGACGGTGTGGGCGATGCTTCCGTCCCCAAACCAGTACCAGTTCATTCCAGGGCACAGATCTCTAACAGACAGAGCTGGGAGATTAACTATCAAGAGGCCGCGATCTACCTACAG GAGGGTGAGAATAATGACAAATTCTTCACCCACCCACGGAACCCCCAGGCATTGAATGCGTACCTGTTTGCACACAATCACCTTTTCTACTTAATGGAACTGCTGACAGGGGTGCTGCTCATGATGTTATCTCTATCTGAAGCTCCCGCGGTTCCCTCTCTACGCCTGGATGTCTAT GTTCATGCAACATTGGAACTGTTGGCCCTGGTTATGGTCGCTTTTGAACTATGTATGAAATTGCGTTGGTTGGGTTTTCATACATTCATTCGCCACAAAAGGACAATGGTGAAG ACCTCTGTCTTGTTAATCCAGTTTATCGAAGCGATAGTAATTCTGGTACGTCAGACCTCACACCTCCGAGTCACTCGTGCGTTGAGACCAATCTTCCTAGTGGACTGTCGTTACTGTGGAGCAGTCCGtcg AAATCTGCGACAGATCTTCCAGTCCCTTCCTCCATTCATAgatattcttcttcttcttttcttcttcatgGTCATCTTTGCTATTCTTG ggttttgtttgttttcaccaAATTCTAATGATCCA TACTTTAATACTTTGGAGAACAGCATTGTGAGTTTGTTTGTCCTGCTTACAACTGCCAA TTTTCCAGATGTAATGATGCCGGCCTATTCCCGTAACCGCTGgtcatgtgtgtttttcatcaTCTATCTGTCGATCGAGTTGTACTTCATCATGAATCTA CTTCTGGCAGTCGTGTTCGACACCTTTAATGGTGTTGAGAAAATGAAGTTCAAATCTCTACTTCTTCATAAGAGGTCAGCCATTGATCATGCCTTTCATCTCCTTGTTACCAGACAG aggcCTGATGGAATTTCACTTAAGCAGTTTGATGGACTTATGAGATTTTATAAACCACGAATGTGTGCTCGCGACCGCTTCCTCACATACAAAGCCCTCAACCAATCAGATACTCCAGCACTATG CCTTGAAGACTTCTATAAGTTTTATGAGGTGATTGGGCTAACATGGAAG GCTCGACAAAGTAGAGAGCACTGGTTTGATGATTTCTCACATACGATGTTTCTCATCTTCAAAG GAATCTACATCCTAGTAAAATCAAAAGCTTTTCAGTATGCAATGT ATGTTGTTGTTGCCGTTAATGGGATCTGGATCCTGGTGGAAACAAATATGTTGAACG GTGGATTGCGGTCTGGAACGGTTGCCAGGAGCTACATTGTGTTCCTTACAA TTTATGGTGTTGAAATGCTGCTGAAGATCACAGGTCTTGGACCAATGGCCTACTTTAGCTCAGGTTGGAACTT gttTGACTTTTTAGTGACAGTAATAGCTTTTCTTGGTTTAATTGCAACGGCATTCAACATGGAACCCTTTTACTTTATTGTTATTCTCAGACTTCTTCAGCTCCTTCG GCTCTTCAAAATAAAACAGCGATTTCGTAATGTTCTGGATACCATGTTCGAACTCTTCCCACGTATGGCCAG TCTAGGTCTGACCCTCATCATATTTTATTACTCTTTTGCTATTGTGGGGATGGAGTTTTTTGCTGACGTCATCTACCCTAACTGCTGCAA TACCAGCACTGTAGCTGACGCTTACCGGCAAGTCAACATAACCATTGGAAATGACACAGTCCTGCAGGATGGATACTATTACCTGAACAACTTCAACAATATTCTCAGCAGCTTTG tgACATTGTTTGAACTGACTGTTGTGAATAACTGGTACATTACCATG actgcAGAAACACAGTGTTAA
- the tpcn1 gene encoding two pore calcium channel protein 1 isoform X1 yields MLELGSGMAQGDDDDVPLILTWDEDANSGLLSDGALERVDENGTGDCDGVGDASVPKPVPVHSRAQISNRQSWEINYQEAAIYLQEGENNDKFFTHPRNPQALNAYLFAHNHLFYLMELLTGVLLMMLSLSEAPAVPSLRLDVYVHATLELLALVMVAFELCMKLRWLGFHTFIRHKRTMVKTSVLLIQFIEAIVILVRQTSHLRVTRALRPIFLVDCRYCGAVRRNLRQIFQSLPPFIDILLLLFFFMVIFAILGFCLFSPNSNDPYFNTLENSIVSLFVLLTTANFPDVMMPAYSRNRWSCVFFIIYLSIELYFIMNLLLAVVFDTFNGVEKMKFKSLLLHKRSAIDHAFHLLVTRQRPDGISLKQFDGLMRFYKPRMCARDRFLTYKALNQSDTPALCLEDFYKFYEVIGLTWKARQSREHWFDDFSHTMFLIFKGIYILVKSKAFQYAMYVVVAVNGIWILVETNMLNGGLRSGTVARSYIVFLTIYGVEMLLKITGLGPMAYFSSGWNLFDFLVTVIAFLGLIATAFNMEPFYFIVILRLLQLLRLFKIKQRFRNVLDTMFELFPRMASLGLTLIIFYYSFAIVGMEFFADVIYPNCCNTSTVADAYRQVNITIGNDTVLQDGYYYLNNFNNILSSFVTLFELTVVNNWYITMEGVTSQTSHWSRLYFMTFYIVTMVVMTIIVAFILDAFVFRMNYSRKNRETLDNSEDEKGIVFEAEVACAEIRQTLELYKQILPGTNLSSLQGLCVAIEQTADSVVFLGRRARTKSDLSMKMYEEEIQEWYEEFSRISFSQSEQTLQD; encoded by the exons ATGCTTGAGCTTGGCAGCGGAATGGCTCAAGGCGACGACGACGACGTCCCGCTGATTTTAACCTGGGACGAGGACGCGAACAGCGGCTTGCTGTCCGACGGCGCCTTGGAACGAGTGGATGAAA ATGGTACGGGGGATTGTGACGGTGTGGGCGATGCTTCCGTCCCCAAACCAGTACCAGTTCATTCCAGGGCACAGATCTCTAACAGACAGAGCTGGGAGATTAACTATCAAGAGGCCGCGATCTACCTACAG GAGGGTGAGAATAATGACAAATTCTTCACCCACCCACGGAACCCCCAGGCATTGAATGCGTACCTGTTTGCACACAATCACCTTTTCTACTTAATGGAACTGCTGACAGGGGTGCTGCTCATGATGTTATCTCTATCTGAAGCTCCCGCGGTTCCCTCTCTACGCCTGGATGTCTAT GTTCATGCAACATTGGAACTGTTGGCCCTGGTTATGGTCGCTTTTGAACTATGTATGAAATTGCGTTGGTTGGGTTTTCATACATTCATTCGCCACAAAAGGACAATGGTGAAG ACCTCTGTCTTGTTAATCCAGTTTATCGAAGCGATAGTAATTCTGGTACGTCAGACCTCACACCTCCGAGTCACTCGTGCGTTGAGACCAATCTTCCTAGTGGACTGTCGTTACTGTGGAGCAGTCCGtcg AAATCTGCGACAGATCTTCCAGTCCCTTCCTCCATTCATAgatattcttcttcttcttttcttcttcatgGTCATCTTTGCTATTCTTG ggttttgtttgttttcaccaAATTCTAATGATCCA TACTTTAATACTTTGGAGAACAGCATTGTGAGTTTGTTTGTCCTGCTTACAACTGCCAA TTTTCCAGATGTAATGATGCCGGCCTATTCCCGTAACCGCTGgtcatgtgtgtttttcatcaTCTATCTGTCGATCGAGTTGTACTTCATCATGAATCTA CTTCTGGCAGTCGTGTTCGACACCTTTAATGGTGTTGAGAAAATGAAGTTCAAATCTCTACTTCTTCATAAGAGGTCAGCCATTGATCATGCCTTTCATCTCCTTGTTACCAGACAG aggcCTGATGGAATTTCACTTAAGCAGTTTGATGGACTTATGAGATTTTATAAACCACGAATGTGTGCTCGCGACCGCTTCCTCACATACAAAGCCCTCAACCAATCAGATACTCCAGCACTATG CCTTGAAGACTTCTATAAGTTTTATGAGGTGATTGGGCTAACATGGAAG GCTCGACAAAGTAGAGAGCACTGGTTTGATGATTTCTCACATACGATGTTTCTCATCTTCAAAG GAATCTACATCCTAGTAAAATCAAAAGCTTTTCAGTATGCAATGT ATGTTGTTGTTGCCGTTAATGGGATCTGGATCCTGGTGGAAACAAATATGTTGAACG GTGGATTGCGGTCTGGAACGGTTGCCAGGAGCTACATTGTGTTCCTTACAA TTTATGGTGTTGAAATGCTGCTGAAGATCACAGGTCTTGGACCAATGGCCTACTTTAGCTCAGGTTGGAACTT gttTGACTTTTTAGTGACAGTAATAGCTTTTCTTGGTTTAATTGCAACGGCATTCAACATGGAACCCTTTTACTTTATTGTTATTCTCAGACTTCTTCAGCTCCTTCG GCTCTTCAAAATAAAACAGCGATTTCGTAATGTTCTGGATACCATGTTCGAACTCTTCCCACGTATGGCCAG TCTAGGTCTGACCCTCATCATATTTTATTACTCTTTTGCTATTGTGGGGATGGAGTTTTTTGCTGACGTCATCTACCCTAACTGCTGCAA TACCAGCACTGTAGCTGACGCTTACCGGCAAGTCAACATAACCATTGGAAATGACACAGTCCTGCAGGATGGATACTATTACCTGAACAACTTCAACAATATTCTCAGCAGCTTTG tgACATTGTTTGAACTGACTGTTGTGAATAACTGGTACATTACCATG GAGGGGGTGACCTCCCAAACGTCTCACTGGAGTCGGCTGTACTTCATGACTTTTTATATTGTCACCATG GTTGTCATGACTATTATTGTGGCCTTTATATTGGATGCCTTTGTCTTCAGGATGAATTACAGTCGGAAGAACAGGGAGACGCTTGACAACTCTGAAG ATGAGAAAGGGATTGTATTCGAGGCTGAAGTGGCTTGTGCTGAGATCCGTCAAACTTTGGAGCTGTACAAGCAGATACTCCCTGGCACAAACCTCAGCTCACTGCAAGGGCTTTGTGTGGCCATAGAACAGACTGCG GACTCTGTTGTATTTTTGGGACGGCGGGCACGCACTAAAAGCGATCTGAGCATGAAGATGTATGAGGAAGAGATCCAG gAGTGGTATGAAGAGTTCTCAAGAATCAGCTTTTCTCAATCGGAACAAACACTACAAGATTGA
- the tpcn1 gene encoding two pore calcium channel protein 1 isoform X2, with protein sequence MLELGSGMAQGDDDDVPLILTWDEDANSGLLSDGALERVDENGTGDCDGVGDASVPKPVPVHSRAQISNRQSWEINYQEAAIYLQEGENNDKFFTHPRNPQALNAYLFAHNHLFYLMELLTGVLLMMLSLSEAPAVPSLRLDVYVHATLELLALVMVAFELCMKLRWLGFHTFIRHKRTMVKTSVLLIQFIEAIVILVRQTSHLRVTRALRPIFLVDCRYCGAVRRNLRQIFQSLPPFIDILLLLFFFMVIFAILGFCLFSPNSNDPYFNTLENSIVSLFVLLTTANFPDVMMPAYSRNRWSCVFFIIYLSIELYFIMNLLLAVVFDTFNGVEKMKFKSLLLHKRSAIDHAFHLLVTRQRPDGISLKQFDGLMRFYKPRMCARDRFLTYKALNQSDTPALCLEDFYKFYEVIGLTWKARQSREHWFDDFSHTMFLIFKGIYILVKSKAFQYAMYVVVAVNGIWILVETNMLNGGLRSGTVARSYIVFLTIYGVEMLLKITGLGPMAYFSSGWNLFDFLVTVIAFLGLIATAFNMEPFYFIVILRLLQLLRLFKIKQRFRNVLDTMFELFPRMASLGLTLIIFYYSFAIVGMEFFADVIYPNCCNTSTVADAYRQVNITIGNDTVLQDGYYYLNNFNNILSSFVTLFELTVVNNWYITMEGVTSQTSHWSRLYFMTFYIVTMDELQSEEQGDA encoded by the exons ATGCTTGAGCTTGGCAGCGGAATGGCTCAAGGCGACGACGACGACGTCCCGCTGATTTTAACCTGGGACGAGGACGCGAACAGCGGCTTGCTGTCCGACGGCGCCTTGGAACGAGTGGATGAAA ATGGTACGGGGGATTGTGACGGTGTGGGCGATGCTTCCGTCCCCAAACCAGTACCAGTTCATTCCAGGGCACAGATCTCTAACAGACAGAGCTGGGAGATTAACTATCAAGAGGCCGCGATCTACCTACAG GAGGGTGAGAATAATGACAAATTCTTCACCCACCCACGGAACCCCCAGGCATTGAATGCGTACCTGTTTGCACACAATCACCTTTTCTACTTAATGGAACTGCTGACAGGGGTGCTGCTCATGATGTTATCTCTATCTGAAGCTCCCGCGGTTCCCTCTCTACGCCTGGATGTCTAT GTTCATGCAACATTGGAACTGTTGGCCCTGGTTATGGTCGCTTTTGAACTATGTATGAAATTGCGTTGGTTGGGTTTTCATACATTCATTCGCCACAAAAGGACAATGGTGAAG ACCTCTGTCTTGTTAATCCAGTTTATCGAAGCGATAGTAATTCTGGTACGTCAGACCTCACACCTCCGAGTCACTCGTGCGTTGAGACCAATCTTCCTAGTGGACTGTCGTTACTGTGGAGCAGTCCGtcg AAATCTGCGACAGATCTTCCAGTCCCTTCCTCCATTCATAgatattcttcttcttcttttcttcttcatgGTCATCTTTGCTATTCTTG ggttttgtttgttttcaccaAATTCTAATGATCCA TACTTTAATACTTTGGAGAACAGCATTGTGAGTTTGTTTGTCCTGCTTACAACTGCCAA TTTTCCAGATGTAATGATGCCGGCCTATTCCCGTAACCGCTGgtcatgtgtgtttttcatcaTCTATCTGTCGATCGAGTTGTACTTCATCATGAATCTA CTTCTGGCAGTCGTGTTCGACACCTTTAATGGTGTTGAGAAAATGAAGTTCAAATCTCTACTTCTTCATAAGAGGTCAGCCATTGATCATGCCTTTCATCTCCTTGTTACCAGACAG aggcCTGATGGAATTTCACTTAAGCAGTTTGATGGACTTATGAGATTTTATAAACCACGAATGTGTGCTCGCGACCGCTTCCTCACATACAAAGCCCTCAACCAATCAGATACTCCAGCACTATG CCTTGAAGACTTCTATAAGTTTTATGAGGTGATTGGGCTAACATGGAAG GCTCGACAAAGTAGAGAGCACTGGTTTGATGATTTCTCACATACGATGTTTCTCATCTTCAAAG GAATCTACATCCTAGTAAAATCAAAAGCTTTTCAGTATGCAATGT ATGTTGTTGTTGCCGTTAATGGGATCTGGATCCTGGTGGAAACAAATATGTTGAACG GTGGATTGCGGTCTGGAACGGTTGCCAGGAGCTACATTGTGTTCCTTACAA TTTATGGTGTTGAAATGCTGCTGAAGATCACAGGTCTTGGACCAATGGCCTACTTTAGCTCAGGTTGGAACTT gttTGACTTTTTAGTGACAGTAATAGCTTTTCTTGGTTTAATTGCAACGGCATTCAACATGGAACCCTTTTACTTTATTGTTATTCTCAGACTTCTTCAGCTCCTTCG GCTCTTCAAAATAAAACAGCGATTTCGTAATGTTCTGGATACCATGTTCGAACTCTTCCCACGTATGGCCAG TCTAGGTCTGACCCTCATCATATTTTATTACTCTTTTGCTATTGTGGGGATGGAGTTTTTTGCTGACGTCATCTACCCTAACTGCTGCAA TACCAGCACTGTAGCTGACGCTTACCGGCAAGTCAACATAACCATTGGAAATGACACAGTCCTGCAGGATGGATACTATTACCTGAACAACTTCAACAATATTCTCAGCAGCTTTG tgACATTGTTTGAACTGACTGTTGTGAATAACTGGTACATTACCATG GAGGGGGTGACCTCCCAAACGTCTCACTGGAGTCGGCTGTACTTCATGACTTTTTATATTGTCACCATG GATGAATTACAGTCGGAAGAACAGGGAGACGCTTGA